The DNA window TAGGCCTAAATGATGAAACTGACGATGTCAGTTTGTacgtttgcttttttttttttttttttttttttatgtagctgcCTGGACTTTCTTTGTTCTTTGCATTATACAGGAAAGAAATATCTTCAACCGGATATTTGGTGGATTTTTGATGAGAAAGGCCTATGAACTTGGTTGGGCGAATGCTTGTGCATTTGCGTAAGAGATTCCCTTTTGTTATCTATTGAATATTACCCGTAAAGAAGTATTTAATTGCATCACATGGCTATATTTGATTCTTTCAGTGGATGCAGACCAACGCTGGTGGCTGTAGATGACATCGTATTTCGAAAGCCAGTAGAAATTGGCTCTTTGCTATTGCTGTCCTCACAGGTTTTTAACTTGTTAAATATCAAATGCACTAATTTGTAGCCATTTTTTGTCCTTCAGAATAAGATTGATGATAATACTGTTCTGTCAGGTTTGTTACACTGAAGGGGTGCACATCCAGGTCAGGGTTCACACAGAGGTGCTTGACCCATTGACCCGGCAGCACAGCACCACAAATGTGTTTCACTTTACATTTCGTGTTGACAGTGATATCCCagctattgtaccacagagctaTGGAGGTCAGAATAcagatttttacaaatattgttaCATTATATACATTACTTGTAACTTAACATTGGTGTCATTTGCAGAGTCTATGCTTTACCTGGATGGAAAGAGGCACTTTGATGAGACCATGAGGAGCCAAGGTTGAGCATCTGGGATCTGCTGATACTAGAATGAGATTCCTACCAAAGATGCAATGATGGTCATGTGTAtgtcagtgtgtatgtgtggatTCGACTATTCGTCTATTTTATATtcacaatattttattgtttgctgCATTTTATATAgatgtcaaatattatttttccacAATTTTAAACTTACAGTGGGAGAGGAGCATTTAGTTAAATGGTTTTGCTTGATTGGGGCAATATTAAACCTATTTAGTCATTGAGACATAACAGACAATGTTTTGTTTGCACTACAGTGTCATTTATAAACCAAGTTATTTTGGTTGTATTGGTGGAATGAACCTGTTTTGTATTGTTACTGATTTGAGTGCAGGCAAAGCGATTCATGAACAACTTGTATCCTGGTAAAGTATATTCAGTATATGCACAAATTCTAAGAACAGGTTCTGTCTTTTTATTCTTGAGGTCATAAACTGGAGATCAAATTATGAGGGCACTGCCTAACAAAAACACTCCAAAAACTTTACCAAACACATCTGGTCTATAAAGCACAGTATGAAAATCAGGTTATGCTGTTTAATCTGTGTATGTATTAGAATGCTGacaaatttgcatttttattatcttAAATGCAACAACCAACCATGGACATTTGCAAAAGATGGTAGTGTGGTCCTAAAAATGAACTCTGTAGGAAGTTATGTAAAAAAAGTTCAGGGAGATTAATATGAAGCCTTTCATGTGCACACTACCAGAATGATCCAAAAATGACCAGCGAATGCATGCCTTTTTATAATGTTTTGGTTCACAAATTATATTTAGcatgatttatttttacaattatattatgTTTGTATTCTTGATTGTTTCTTTTTAACACAGAACCTTAAATATGCTTATTTACATACACATGGACTAACACTTGCCTTATGTATAACGCACATTTCAGAGGCGAGTACTCTTGTGAGACACAGTGAGGCGACCCGctccatgtaaaataaaattatataaggGTAATTTACTTATGTCTGGTGTGTTCATCTACATCAACATTTTACTGAGCAAACGGTTAGTGAGCAGCGTTTTTCTGACTGTGACTGACTGCCATCCATAGCTGCCATCGAGTGACAAACTCGCGAAATTGCAAGTGTGAGAAGCGGTCACTACTACGTCACGATACTATTCGGTCACGTTAAGACAGCGAGTAATAATGTTACTTTTTGTCGCTTCTAAAACAACCTAGAGCATGTTTAATTTTATGCCAACTTATTAACTTTCTCCTCTATTGCTTAACGATTCCTTGATAAACTTTCTAAACAATGGTCGTAAGTAGACACTAGCCGTATTTTTGTTGTCCGTAACGTTATTTATAACCATTAGCACGGTGCGCTGAGGATCGGGAAGTGAAATAAATCTGCAAGTTTTGATCTGTTGTTGATTTGAAGAAAGTTCCTTGTGTTCTCCAACGTGTTgagagaagaacaaaaaaaatgatgttgTGTCCACGGTGAGTACACCGGTATTTtctgactgcatttatttggaaaCACACGTGTTCTATTTTATATGCTTGCTATTTACTTGTTAATGCATTGTTCAATTTAAGCAGGCTTTCTCGTGACTCTATTTTCTTTTCAGCTCACTCATTTTGGATAGGGTCCTAAAGTCTGCAGTGACCTTCCCTTACAGGAAGTTCTCAATGAGTCAAATATCCCAACAAGGGAACGTTCCAGATATGGCTGAAGGTAACTGCTGGGATAGACATTCTTGTTATGCAGtacctttttaatgtttaataaaaatatattagtaggctttaaaaaaatttttgggTTGAGATCGGGCACGTTTTAAAATATTGTGGCTAAGTGGCAAAAAAAACGAAGAAGCATAATACAATgcataatagaaataaaaagttAGCCATTGTTCAGCAAAGGATTTTGGTTTAACGGATTGACAATGTAAATTTGATCAATGTAATCGTTTATTATCTAATTTGGACTTTAATCCAACAGGATGGGATGTTTTTAATTGGTATCTAACCAACTAATATACACCTATCACAGAATCCATTGCTAATTGATACAGATGTTTGTGTTCCTTTTTGGAGGAGTatgtcattttttgttgttgcaaacaATGGTAATCTGGAAGAAAATTTAATTTCCctgcctatttttattttattaaaaaaaaaatgtttattcttaATTCATTTTGGCTGTTGAAGGTTAATATTCTTTTACTCTTTCTGTCTGCATGTGTCTACTCTCCTGTTATATAAAGTTTTAttaagcattttttaaaaatataaatgcatgtagCCTTTAGTACATCTgatgttattcatttttttaaatgcctttgTCTTTAATTAGTAGTGTACTCAAACATTCCTGTTTTGATTCCTGCCTTTTGCTTCCTGTTTTGCCATGTGTGTCCATTATTCACATTTTTCCCCcttcagttttattttctaaAGAGCTGTTTTGACCaacaaaacagttttttattAGTAATGTAGTTGCCATAAATTGACCTGCATTGTCAGACTCATTAGTGTAAAGTTTGAACTGTCTGTGTTTCTAATACTAAAACTGACAGGCTTACCACTTGAATGTGTGATGTCTCCTTTTAgaattttggtctttttttttttcttttcttcacagTTCGCAACAAGCTGAGAGAAATAGTTGGTGGATCTACCAACTGGCAGTATGTTCCAAACATTATGCAAATCAATTGGAGGTCTCTGAAATGTACACTTAATGATGTATTGTCTCCATAATATACAGAGATCATCAGCAAGTGCTGGCTGAGCGTGCAGCACTAAGCCAGTATCTTGCTCAGAGTCAAGATCAACTGCCTACAAAAAGAATGAAGGATAGTATGATAGAGGCGCAACTTCCTCTGGGTTCCCAGCCTGCCTTGAGAGAGAAATATCTTAACTCTCACAACAGCGTCAGGTGCTAAACATTTATTCTGCACATGCAGCTTGGTTAGTAATCACTGTTagtttgtattatattgtattgttaaTGGGGGGAAAAAGTGtcattctgttttttctgttgttgttttttttcacaggTTTGGTCGTATTTTGGAGGACTTGGACTGTTTAGGAGGTAATatagattttaataatataagtaatatagTTAGGCTGGATGGTACATCAAATATTTTTGATAATATCATGACATATTTGTTGGCGATGTAAAATTTGAGGACAAGACGAAAACAAAATCTGATAATGTAAGTCAAAATAGATCTGTGCTTCTTGTTTTGGAGTGTAAATGCAAGGCGATAGACTTGTCCTATGCCCCAAATGTTCTCCCCCACTTGTCCTATGTTAAATGTACTTCTTTGTTCATCAGGTTTCTTGTTCTTCAGATAACTCTCTTTGTTGTTGCAACAATCAAAACATGTTGTTTCAAGATTGcactttttgtataatttttaattGGCACCTTTAAGTACATGTTTTAAATCTTGCCtttgttttaatttaacaaaatgtttttgttttaaatagtgCTAATTTTGCACTAAACTATTTCTATGTAATTTGTAACTATAGCTGTTCATAAACATCATATCTTTTCAAGGGAgtcttaaaaaactaaacaaattttagaaaaatgttgATTTATGAATTTTTTGCTATTTTGCCCAGCCCTACTACAGTTAGTGTATGCCATAATAACTGTTTACAGTGATCACATAAACACAGGGTATTAAGCTGTCTCATTCTGTCTTTAGTGCTCATCTGTTACTCTCACACATGGAATAAGGAGCTGAAAAGGTCTCCACTGTCTATTGTCACCGCCCTAGTGGACAAGATCGGTATTGCTTCTTGAAGTAGTAtacgttttttgttgttgttaaatttattaattcagttctgttttattgtttcaCAGACATGAGAAAAAACATCATCTACCCTGACTGTGACATCAAGTTCACCGGTCATGTGACGTGGGTTGGCAAAACCTCAATAGAAGCTACAATGCACATGTCTCAGGTACTGTTTTCCAGTTTTTAGTAATGTATTCTCTGTATGCTGTATAGTATTAACAGAGTTTTATTAAACTGAACTGTTTCCCAGTATCAAGATGGTGTGTACACAGATGTATTAGATGCCACATTTGTTATGGTGGCTCGAGATCCTGAAAATAAAAGGTATCAGAGCTCTCTGATGTGATCAGTATGTCTAAAATATATTTGCTGTGTCTGTGAGTTATTGCATATATTCTTTTCTTAGAGCAGCTTTTGTAAACCCACTCAAACCTGAGGGTCCGGAGGAAGAGGCCATTTTTCAACAGGGGGAAGGTGAGTgccttttatttttgtctttcaaCTATTAAAATGGCCTCTTTAATCCAGAAGCTTTCAATAGATTAAAAAATTGATCACTTTGTTAAGGATAGATGCAAATGATTAAATCAAAAAGATTT is part of the Carassius gibelio isolate Cgi1373 ecotype wild population from Czech Republic chromosome B24, carGib1.2-hapl.c, whole genome shotgun sequence genome and encodes:
- the acot9.2 gene encoding acyl-CoA thioesterase 9, tandem duplicate 2 isoform X1, giving the protein MMLCPRSLILDRVLKSAVTFPYRKFSMSQISQQGNVPDMAEVRNKLREIVGGSTNWQDHQQVLAERAALSQYLAQSQDQLPTKRMKDSMIEAQLPLGSQPALREKYLNSHNSVRFGRILEDLDCLGVLICYSHTWNKELKRSPLSIVTALVDKIDMRKNIIYPDCDIKFTGHVTWVGKTSIEATMHMSQYQDGVYTDVLDATFVMVARDPENKRAAFVNPLKPEGPEEEAIFQQGEVNKTRRVELSTASLLKVAPTAEERTLVHDQFLSTLDTRRVSFHGRILPPNSVWMEDVKLKGLEICHPEERNIFNRIFGGFLMRKAYELGRANACAFAGCRPTVVAVDDILFSKPVEIGSLLLLSSQVCYTEGMYVQVRVHSEVLDPLTRQHNTTNVFHFTFRLEKDVPAVVPQSYGEAMLYLDGKRHFDGTMRNHC